Within the Bacteroidia bacterium genome, the region GGGTAATCTTCATAACGGGCCCGGACTTTTCTGTTAATATGCTGGACATACGTTTATTTCAGGGAAGTTAATGATATAAAGAGACAATGTTCCGGTACCGGTTCAAAATACCCCATTAAGGTACCAAAAAAAGCAGGGTGATATGCTGAAAAATAGGGCAGGAAATTCTCCCGGCGCTCCATGGGTACCCCACCGGGAAACAGGCTTTCCTTCAGGCTTCTCAGGCGGTTCACTGTCACTTCTTCTTTCTGTTTAAGCGCCCTTAACATCCGGCCCTCTATCTGATCCAGTGATTTTTGCATTTTAACGGTTTCTGCTGCCACGGAGGCTTTCAGGGTGGCGTCGGCTGTACCGGCAAGCAATGCCACCTCTTCCATAAGTTTCTCCAACGCTTTCCGGTAAGAGGAAAGATCGGGCGTGTCCATTTTTCTCCGTATCAGGTCGTCCAGGGGCCGTAGCAGATCCGCCGCTTCCAATCCTGCCGCACGAACATGACCCAACTGCTTTTCTGAAAGAAGAAAAAAACTATTTCGTAAAATGAGTGCGGGAATATTGCATTCAAACGACTTCAGCAGTTCACCGAACTGCAACCAGTAGGCCACTTCGCCGGGGCCACCTATGTAAGCAATGTTTGGCAGAATGTGCTGCTGATAAACAGCCCGAAGCGCAACATTCGGAGAAAAGCGCTCCGGATTTTTCTCCAGCTCATTCAGCAATTCCTGCTCAGTCCAGGAGACGTCACCGGCATGAAACCGTTCGCCCTCCCGGCGCAAACGTTCCCGTGAAGCCGGCTTCATGTAAAAAATATTAATCTCCCGGGGATTTACTGCGGGCTCATATCCGAGTTGGCGGAGGCGGGAATTGGTCTCCGACAAAGATCGATACACCTGCCCCCCGGTAATCTCTTTGCGGAATTGTTCCCGAAAGTATGATTTCAACCGTGAATCGGCAGGATCAAGAATAATCAGCCCGAAATCTCCGAAAAGCTCATTTATAAATGAACGTGTGGCATCTCCCAGACTCCTTCCGTCTGTATAATGCCTTTTCAGGATTTCACCAACAGATGGTCCGCATAGCGCTTCAACTTCCCTGATCACATTGTCAATAGAATGAAGTGCAATTTTTCCGGCGGGTCCGGTTCCCGAATTTTCCCAGCGTATTTCTTTATCGCCGATGTAAACATGATCGATCTCCGCCACATCGTGATCCTCGGTATGCATCCAGAAAACAGGAACTACTGACAGAGCATTTTCCCGAAGATGTGCTGCCAGCCGGAGGAGATTGAGGAGTTTTCCGGGTAAATACAAGGGGCCTGAAAAAAGGCAACACTGGTGCCCCGTACAAACGGTATAGGTCGAATCCGATTCCAGCAGGGAAATATTTTTTTCGGTTGCGTGAGAAACAGGAAGTCCCCTGTATTGTTCCCGGATCACACGCACGAGTGTTTCTCTAACCTCCGCCGGCAATCTGCAGCGCGAGGCGATCTCTTTCCATTGCGCCATACTGCCTGTAGACGGGAACAGACCGGATATGGTGCGGTCTCCCTTCAGATAGGCTGCGGTAAGCCCCGGCAATGAAGGCATGTAGGATAACAGAGGATAGGCGCCCAGGGAAGGCATCTTGCAAAGTTAGAAGAAATAGGGACTGG harbors:
- the bshC gene encoding bacillithiol biosynthesis cysteine-adding enzyme BshC, which encodes MPSLGAYPLLSYMPSLPGLTAAYLKGDRTISGLFPSTGSMAQWKEIASRCRLPAEVRETLVRVIREQYRGLPVSHATEKNISLLESDSTYTVCTGHQCCLFSGPLYLPGKLLNLLRLAAHLRENALSVVPVFWMHTEDHDVAEIDHVYIGDKEIRWENSGTGPAGKIALHSIDNVIREVEALCGPSVGEILKRHYTDGRSLGDATRSFINELFGDFGLIILDPADSRLKSYFREQFRKEITGGQVYRSLSETNSRLRQLGYEPAVNPREINIFYMKPASRERLRREGERFHAGDVSWTEQELLNELEKNPERFSPNVALRAVYQQHILPNIAYIGGPGEVAYWLQFGELLKSFECNIPALILRNSFFLLSEKQLGHVRAAGLEAADLLRPLDDLIRRKMDTPDLSSYRKALEKLMEEVALLAGTADATLKASVAAETVKMQKSLDQIEGRMLRALKQKEEVTVNRLRSLKESLFPGGVPMERRENFLPYFSAYHPAFFGTLMGYFEPVPEHCLFISLTSLK